In Methylocystis echinoides, one genomic interval encodes:
- a CDS encoding class I SAM-dependent methyltransferase — protein MIRPMAPDVVELRAFYETALGEVARRVVGRLLRTRWDDHAGMRVLGLGYPTPYLDGFREKAQRVLAFMPATQGVVHWPLDGRSATALVEASMMPLPDASIDRLLLVHALEVEEHPQDLLEEVWRILAPGGRVVIIAPSRTGLWARLDTTPFGHGHPYSRGQLQTLLQEAQFLPVFWGEALYVPPFQRVTLLRSAPAFERIAGRFSLPGGGVHVVEAMKQLYRPALRRAVRRAPVIAEPELEPALEPEGAEPA, from the coding sequence ATGATCCGGCCCATGGCCCCCGACGTGGTGGAACTGAGAGCCTTTTACGAAACCGCCCTGGGCGAGGTGGCGCGCCGCGTGGTCGGGCGCCTGCTGCGGACCCGCTGGGATGACCATGCCGGCATGCGGGTGCTCGGGCTCGGCTATCCGACGCCCTATCTGGACGGGTTTCGCGAGAAGGCTCAGCGGGTTCTGGCCTTTATGCCGGCGACGCAGGGGGTCGTGCACTGGCCGCTCGACGGCCGCTCGGCCACGGCGCTGGTCGAAGCCTCGATGATGCCCTTGCCCGACGCCAGCATCGACCGCCTGCTGCTGGTGCATGCGCTCGAGGTCGAGGAGCATCCGCAGGATTTGCTCGAGGAGGTCTGGCGCATCCTCGCCCCGGGCGGGCGGGTGGTGATCATTGCGCCGAGCCGCACCGGCCTTTGGGCGCGCCTCGACACCACGCCTTTCGGCCATGGCCACCCCTATTCGCGCGGCCAGCTGCAGACGCTGCTCCAGGAAGCGCAGTTCCTGCCGGTTTTCTGGGGCGAGGCGCTGTACGTGCCGCCCTTCCAGCGCGTGACGCTGCTGCGCTCGGCGCCCGCCTTCGAGCGCATCGCCGGGCGCTTTTCACTGCCCGGCGGGGGCGTCCATGTCGTCGAGGCGATGAAGCAGCTCTACCGGCCGGCGCTGCGCCGGGCCGTGCGGCGCGCGCCCGTCATCGCCGAGCCGGAGCTCGAGCCGGCGCTCGAGCCCGAGGGCGCCGAGCCGGCGTGA
- the gloB gene encoding hydroxyacylglutathione hydrolase, whose amino-acid sequence MSIEVAQFICLNDNFGLLVHDARTGATATVDAPDGAAIAAEAERRGWPVTHLLITHHHLDHIEGAETLKKRFPQMKIVGAAADAHRLPPLDQAVSDGDEVAIGAARARVIATPGHTTGHVAYYFPEDEAVFVGDTLFSLGCGRVFEGTTDEMRLSLETLANLPRETLIYCGHEYTQANGRFALTVDPENPVLRDRVQRVAELRAAGKFTLPTTIALENATNPFLRVEDPEVKKAMGMADANPFAVFAEMRERKNRFAG is encoded by the coding sequence ATGTCCATAGAGGTGGCGCAGTTTATTTGCCTGAACGATAATTTCGGGCTGTTGGTTCACGATGCGCGGACGGGCGCGACGGCGACCGTGGACGCCCCCGACGGCGCGGCGATCGCCGCCGAGGCGGAGCGGCGGGGCTGGCCGGTCACGCATCTCCTCATCACCCATCATCATCTCGACCACATCGAGGGAGCGGAAACGCTCAAGAAGCGCTTTCCTCAGATGAAGATCGTCGGAGCCGCGGCGGACGCCCACCGCCTGCCGCCGCTCGATCAGGCGGTGTCCGACGGCGACGAAGTGGCGATCGGCGCCGCCCGCGCCAGGGTCATCGCCACGCCGGGCCACACGACCGGCCACGTCGCCTATTATTTTCCCGAGGACGAGGCCGTCTTTGTCGGCGACACGCTGTTCTCGCTCGGCTGCGGCCGCGTCTTCGAGGGGACGACCGACGAGATGCGGCTATCGCTCGAAACGCTCGCCAATCTGCCGCGCGAGACGCTGATCTATTGCGGCCACGAATATACGCAGGCGAACGGCCGCTTCGCCCTCACGGTCGACCCGGAAAACCCCGTGCTGCGCGACCGGGTGCAACGCGTCGCCGAACTGCGCGCCGCCGGCAAGTTCACCCTCCCCACCACGATTGCGCTCGAAAACGCCACCAACCCCTTCCTGCGCGTGGAGGACCCGGAGGTGAAGAAGGCGATGGGCATGGCGGACGCCAACCCCTTCGCCGTCTTCGCCGAAATGCGCGAACGCAAGAACCGCTTCGCCGGATGA
- a CDS encoding leucine-rich repeat-containing protein kinase family protein: MEPQQTLEALRRGDLAGARELRLPGLAEFPREVFGLAETLEALDLGGGELRELPDDMGRLRKLQVLFCSNNNFAILPPSLGDCAALRMIGFRRTGLREVPGEALPPLLRWLTLTDNHIERLPDALGERPHLQKLMLAGNRLDSLPATLRYAERLELVRLSSNRFDALPSWLRTLPALAWISWGGNPFEREIETAAAAPAAWAHLEVDALLGEGASGRVHRATWRRNGDAGRPVALKIFKGAMTSDGLPAREMAACLAAGDHPNLTAALGRLTDHPDGAQALLMPLLPPHWRRLADPPSFETCSRDVYDAGMRMSADAGRALVRGVAAAVAHLHARGLMHGDLYAHNILWDEASGEATLGDFGAACALPSGDEGDAWRQIEVRAFGLLLDEILDRCAPAPDGGEKLRGLARACVQKDVRARPLMAEALKEI, encoded by the coding sequence ATGGAGCCGCAACAGACACTCGAGGCGCTTCGGCGCGGCGACCTCGCGGGCGCGCGCGAATTGCGCCTCCCGGGCCTCGCCGAGTTCCCACGCGAAGTTTTCGGATTAGCCGAGACGCTGGAAGCGCTCGATCTCGGCGGCGGGGAATTGCGCGAACTGCCCGACGACATGGGCCGCCTGCGCAAATTGCAGGTGCTGTTTTGCTCCAATAACAACTTCGCGATTTTGCCGCCGTCGCTCGGCGACTGCGCCGCGCTGCGCATGATCGGCTTTCGCCGCACGGGACTGCGCGAAGTTCCGGGCGAAGCACTGCCGCCGCTCCTGCGCTGGCTCACGCTGACCGACAACCACATCGAACGCCTCCCGGACGCCCTCGGCGAAAGGCCGCATTTGCAGAAGCTGATGCTTGCCGGCAATCGGCTCGATTCCCTGCCCGCGACATTGCGTTACGCGGAAAGGCTCGAACTGGTTCGGCTGAGCTCGAACCGTTTCGACGCGCTGCCGTCGTGGCTTCGGACGCTGCCGGCCCTCGCCTGGATTTCATGGGGCGGCAATCCTTTCGAGCGCGAGATCGAGACGGCGGCGGCCGCGCCCGCCGCCTGGGCGCATCTCGAGGTCGACGCGCTGTTGGGCGAAGGCGCCTCGGGACGCGTGCACCGCGCCACCTGGCGCCGGAACGGCGACGCAGGGCGACCCGTCGCGCTGAAGATTTTCAAGGGCGCGATGACGAGCGACGGCCTGCCCGCGCGCGAAATGGCCGCTTGTCTCGCCGCCGGAGACCACCCCAATCTGACGGCCGCGCTCGGCCGGCTGACCGATCATCCCGACGGCGCGCAGGCGCTGCTCATGCCGCTGCTGCCGCCGCACTGGCGCCGGCTCGCCGATCCGCCGAGCTTCGAAACCTGCAGCCGCGACGTTTACGACGCCGGAATGCGCATGTCGGCCGACGCCGGGCGCGCCCTTGTGCGCGGCGTCGCGGCGGCGGTCGCGCATCTGCACGCGCGCGGCCTGATGCATGGCGATCTCTACGCCCATAACATTCTGTGGGACGAGGCGAGCGGAGAGGCGACTCTGGGCGATTTCGGCGCCGCCTGCGCCCTGCCCTCGGGCGATGAAGGCGACGCCTGGCGCCAAATCGAGGTCCGCGCGTTCGGATTGCTGCTCGACGAAATTTTGGATCGTTGCGCGCCCGCACCCGACGGCGGCGAAAAACTGCGCGGTCTGGCGCGCGCCTGTGTCCAGAAGGATGTACGCGCCCGACCGCTTATGGCGGAAGCGCTGAAGGAAATCTGA
- a CDS encoding cupin domain-containing protein codes for MSALSGLSAQEVARLLDLAPHPEGGYYRETFRDPAGGGGRAASTAIYYLLPAGQISAWHRVDAAEIWHWHAGAPLELSLYDEGRRTVLRLGADLLGGERPQGIVPAGGWQSAKSLGAWTLVGCTVAPGFEFAHFELAAPGEIP; via the coding sequence ATGAGCGCTTTGTCCGGTCTCTCTGCGCAGGAGGTTGCGCGCCTCCTCGACCTCGCGCCGCATCCCGAGGGCGGCTATTATCGCGAGACCTTCCGCGACCCCGCGGGCGGCGGCGGGCGCGCGGCCTCGACCGCGATCTACTACCTCCTGCCGGCCGGCCAGATCTCCGCCTGGCACCGGGTCGACGCCGCGGAAATCTGGCACTGGCACGCTGGCGCGCCGCTGGAACTGTCGCTATACGACGAGGGTCGCCGCACAGTCTTGCGGCTTGGCGCTGATCTTTTGGGCGGCGAGCGACCCCAGGGGATCGTGCCGGCGGGGGGCTGGCAATCGGCGAAAAGCCTCGGCGCCTGGACGCTCGTCGGCTGTACGGTCGCGCCGGGCTTCGAATTCGCCCATTTCGAGCTCGCCGCGCCGGGGGAAATTCCCTAG
- a CDS encoding phospholipase codes for MTVEIDGPRVAAKSGKARQLVVFLHGFGADGQDLIEIGRQWRGFLPDADFVAPHAPERCAMSPMGRQWFPLFTRDPDERWRGVNAARPTLDAFLDKELAKRGFDERALALVGFSQGTMMALHAGLRRRIPPRAILGYSGIHVLGAATPGSEPAPQNPPPAVLLVHGEEDELIPAEALLLSAGSLADIGVPTQWHMSAGLGHGIDNAGLIHGALFLAQSFGIKVDYGRR; via the coding sequence ATGACGGTTGAGATCGACGGTCCGAGGGTCGCGGCCAAATCCGGCAAGGCCCGGCAACTCGTCGTTTTTCTCCATGGGTTCGGCGCGGACGGCCAGGATCTCATCGAGATCGGCCGCCAATGGCGCGGCTTTCTCCCCGACGCCGATTTCGTCGCGCCGCATGCGCCCGAGCGGTGCGCCATGTCGCCCATGGGGCGGCAGTGGTTCCCGCTGTTCACCCGCGATCCGGACGAGCGCTGGCGCGGGGTCAACGCCGCCCGCCCCACGCTCGACGCTTTTCTCGACAAGGAGCTCGCCAAGCGCGGCTTCGACGAGCGTGCGCTCGCGCTCGTCGGCTTCAGCCAGGGCACGATGATGGCCCTGCACGCCGGCCTGCGCCGTCGCATCCCGCCCCGCGCCATTCTCGGCTATTCCGGCATCCATGTGCTCGGCGCGGCGACGCCCGGCTCCGAACCGGCGCCGCAAAATCCCCCGCCCGCGGTGCTGCTCGTTCATGGCGAGGAGGATGAACTCATCCCCGCCGAGGCCCTGCTGCTCTCCGCCGGTTCGCTCGCCGACATCGGCGTGCCGACGCAGTGGCACATGTCAGCCGGCCTCGGCCATGGCATCGACAACGCGGGGCTGATCCATGGGGCGCTGTTTCTGGCGCAGTCGTTCGGGATCAAGGTCGACTATGGTCGGCGCTAA
- a CDS encoding DUF2905 domain-containing protein yields the protein MPRLLIFVGVALIALGLLWSLGERFGLGRLPGDIVFERGNIRVYFPLATSLLLSLALSVVFWLLNR from the coding sequence ATGCCGAGACTGTTGATCTTCGTGGGCGTTGCGCTGATCGCGCTCGGCCTCCTGTGGTCGCTCGGGGAGCGGTTCGGACTGGGCCGACTGCCCGGCGACATCGTTTTCGAGCGCGGCAATATCCGGGTTTATTTCCCGCTCGCGACGTCGCTCCTCCTCAGCCTCGCATTGAGCGTCGTCTTCTGGCTCCTCAACCGCTGA
- the secG gene encoding preprotein translocase subunit SecG, whose translation MQQVIIAIHLMVVTALVVLVLYQKSEGGALGMGGSGVFTGRGQANALTRATGILATIFFLTSIALTVLPAWQRHTEGGDDWTKAIDQGDVKFKEVKPGEKTPEAGKDSIFDQLQRAQQKRQQGASPTAPGEAPKADAPKADAPKAEAPAEAPKADAPKADAQPVTEAPKAAPAAEAPAAPAPAAEAPKPEAPKPEAAPKADAAPAAPAPAAPAAQSAAPTQWKSPTQ comes from the coding sequence ATGCAGCAGGTCATTATCGCGATCCACCTGATGGTGGTGACGGCGCTCGTCGTTCTCGTGCTCTATCAGAAGTCCGAGGGCGGGGCGCTCGGCATGGGCGGCAGCGGCGTCTTCACGGGTCGCGGCCAGGCCAACGCCCTGACCCGCGCCACCGGCATTCTCGCGACGATCTTCTTTTTGACCAGCATCGCTCTGACCGTGCTGCCGGCCTGGCAGCGCCACACCGAGGGCGGCGACGACTGGACCAAGGCCATCGACCAGGGCGACGTCAAGTTCAAAGAGGTCAAGCCCGGCGAGAAGACGCCCGAGGCCGGCAAGGATTCGATCTTCGACCAGCTCCAGCGCGCCCAGCAGAAGCGCCAGCAGGGCGCTTCCCCGACCGCTCCCGGCGAGGCTCCCAAGGCGGACGCTCCCAAGGCGGACGCTCCGAAGGCGGAGGCTCCCGCGGAGGCCCCCAAGGCCGACGCGCCGAAAGCCGACGCTCAGCCCGTGACGGAAGCGCCCAAGGCGGCGCCTGCCGCCGAAGCGCCTGCCGCTCCGGCCCCGGCCGCCGAGGCGCCCAAGCCCGAGGCCCCCAAGCCCGAGGCCGCGCCGAAGGCCGACGCCGCGCCGGCCGCTCCCGCCCCGGCGGCGCCCGCCGCGCAGTCCGCGGCGCCGACCCAGTGGAAGTCGCCCACGCAGTAA
- a CDS encoding DUF5765 domain-containing protein codes for MCWSGEASTVLAATGIAGAAYSALKKNPEPMALWICLLYFASMESLQAVAYSVLNQCDSPLNQMMTMFGYLHITFQPFFINAVALYFMPKDSARIVAPWAYFGCFVAAIAMLIQLYPFSWAGHCAIGRPLCGDVLCTVRGEWHIAWLLPTNGIGNSMADNAWLGRGYLGYPLMSFFIPTLYGSWRFILFSWLAGPFLAGLTTSNINEWPAVWCLFSIGLVLAIIKTPLRYHLHVGDPWWMMVWKWWKRRGAVEAPAPVDETPVLVKIEEPAE; via the coding sequence ATGTGCTGGAGCGGGGAAGCTTCGACTGTATTGGCGGCCACGGGCATTGCCGGCGCGGCCTATTCCGCTCTGAAAAAGAACCCGGAGCCGATGGCGCTCTGGATCTGCCTTCTGTATTTCGCCAGCATGGAGTCGCTTCAGGCGGTCGCCTATTCGGTCCTCAACCAATGCGACTCGCCCTTAAATCAGATGATGACCATGTTCGGTTATCTTCACATTACGTTTCAGCCCTTCTTCATCAACGCCGTTGCGCTTTACTTCATGCCCAAGGACAGCGCGCGCATCGTCGCGCCCTGGGCCTATTTCGGCTGTTTCGTCGCGGCCATCGCCATGCTGATCCAGCTTTATCCGTTCAGCTGGGCGGGCCACTGCGCCATCGGCCGGCCGCTCTGCGGCGACGTTTTGTGCACGGTGCGCGGTGAATGGCACATCGCCTGGCTGCTGCCGACCAACGGCATCGGCAACAGCATGGCGGACAACGCCTGGCTCGGGCGCGGCTATCTCGGCTATCCGCTGATGTCCTTCTTCATCCCGACGCTCTACGGCAGCTGGCGCTTCATTCTTTTCTCCTGGTTGGCCGGCCCGTTCCTCGCGGGGCTGACGACCAGCAACATCAATGAATGGCCGGCCGTCTGGTGCCTGTTCTCAATCGGCTTGGTGCTCGCCATCATCAAGACGCCGCTGCGCTATCACCTGCATGTCGGCGATCCTTGGTGGATGATGGTCTGGAAGTGGTGGAAACGCCGCGGCGCCGTCGAGGCGCCCGCGCCGGTCGACGAGACGCCGGTGCTGGTGAAGATCGAGGAGCCGGCGGAGTAA
- a CDS encoding 5-oxoprolinase subunit PxpA, translating into MTKAAKSVDLNADLGEGYGPWRMGDDDAMLGIVTSANVACGFHAGDPDIMARTFARAREKGVAVGAHVAFPDLIGFGRRPLPLTAIEIERAVAYQIGAAQGLAALAGHRVAYVKAHGALANLAEKDVEVADALARATRAVDASLTLLAIARSEQVRAGERAELKVAHEIFADRAYVDDGRLQPRGQPGAVLVDADAALARVRAMLAEGALVTISGKRLPTPIDSICVHGDSAHAVEMARRLRAGLEAEGFALRAFVEA; encoded by the coding sequence ATGACCAAAGCGGCCAAAAGCGTCGATCTCAACGCCGATCTCGGCGAAGGCTATGGCCCCTGGCGCATGGGCGACGACGACGCCATGCTCGGCATTGTCACGAGCGCCAATGTCGCCTGCGGCTTTCATGCCGGCGATCCCGACATCATGGCGAGGACGTTCGCGCGCGCGCGGGAGAAGGGCGTCGCCGTGGGCGCCCATGTCGCCTTTCCCGATCTCATCGGCTTCGGACGCCGGCCCCTGCCCCTGACGGCGATCGAAATCGAGCGCGCGGTCGCCTATCAGATCGGCGCAGCGCAGGGGCTCGCGGCGCTCGCCGGCCATCGCGTCGCCTATGTGAAGGCGCACGGGGCGCTCGCCAATCTCGCCGAGAAGGATGTGGAGGTCGCCGACGCGCTGGCGCGGGCGACGCGCGCCGTCGACGCGTCGCTGACATTGCTCGCCATTGCGCGTTCGGAACAGGTTCGGGCCGGCGAACGCGCCGAGCTGAAGGTGGCGCATGAGATTTTCGCCGACCGCGCCTATGTCGACGACGGACGGCTGCAGCCGCGTGGCCAGCCGGGCGCGGTTTTGGTCGACGCCGACGCAGCGCTGGCCCGGGTCCGCGCGATGCTCGCCGAGGGCGCGCTCGTGACCATTTCCGGGAAGCGCCTGCCGACGCCGATCGACTCGATCTGCGTGCATGGCGACTCCGCCCACGCCGTCGAGATGGCGCGGCGCTTGCGCGCGGGCCTCGAGGCGGAGGGCTTTGCGCTTCGGGCCTTCGTCGAGGCGTGA
- a CDS encoding biotin-dependent carboxyltransferase family protein has translation MSARLLVHAAGPGVTLQDVGRFGYSRVGVTPAGPMDWPAFLTATRAVGATVALEVSLGGVELAAEGATLAVAIAGGAFDIRLDATSLPHAAVAPLAPGARLAIRAGPTGAWCYVAVGGRIDVAPTLGSLATHSRSGIGPPPLRSGDALPVVDVAPAPAEPQKLDAPWLVEDDAPIRVMLGPQDDYFAPESIAALLAAEWRVGARSDRMAYALEGPRLTHARGHDVVSDGTAMGAIQIPGSGAPFVLMADRQPTGGYPKIATVIGADLGRMAQRRPGAALRFTAVDWDAAVAARAALKAQVAAGPVLRPLAAELSTEALLAVNLIGGVVNARD, from the coding sequence ATGAGCGCGCGGCTCCTCGTCCATGCCGCCGGGCCGGGCGTCACATTGCAGGACGTCGGCCGCTTCGGCTATTCGCGCGTCGGCGTGACGCCCGCGGGGCCGATGGACTGGCCGGCCTTTCTGACAGCGACGCGGGCCGTGGGCGCGACCGTGGCGCTGGAAGTCTCGCTCGGCGGCGTCGAGCTTGCGGCGGAGGGAGCGACGCTCGCCGTCGCCATCGCAGGCGGAGCCTTCGATATCCGGCTCGACGCGACGTCGCTCCCCCACGCCGCCGTTGCGCCACTTGCGCCCGGCGCAAGGCTCGCCATCCGCGCCGGGCCGACGGGAGCTTGGTGCTACGTCGCGGTCGGCGGCCGCATCGACGTCGCGCCGACGCTCGGATCGCTTGCGACCCATTCGCGCTCCGGGATCGGTCCCCCGCCGCTTCGCTCCGGCGACGCCCTGCCCGTCGTCGACGTCGCCCCCGCGCCAGCCGAGCCGCAGAAATTGGATGCGCCCTGGCTCGTGGAGGACGACGCGCCCATCCGCGTCATGCTCGGGCCGCAGGACGATTATTTTGCGCCCGAGTCGATCGCGGCGCTGCTCGCGGCCGAATGGCGGGTCGGGGCGCGCAGCGACCGCATGGCCTATGCGCTGGAGGGGCCGCGGCTGACCCATGCGCGCGGCCATGACGTCGTCTCGGACGGCACCGCCATGGGAGCCATCCAGATTCCCGGCTCCGGCGCGCCCTTCGTGCTGATGGCCGATCGCCAGCCGACCGGCGGCTACCCCAAGATCGCGACCGTCATCGGCGCCGACCTCGGCCGCATGGCCCAGCGTCGCCCCGGCGCGGCTCTGCGGTTCACGGCGGTCGATTGGGACGCGGCGGTCGCGGCGCGCGCCGCGCTGAAAGCGCAAGTCGCGGCCGGCCCTGTTTTGAGGCCCCTCGCCGCCGAACTCTCCACCGAGGCGCTGTTGGCGGTCAATCTCATCGGCGGCGTGGTGAACGCGCGAGATTAG
- the leuB gene encoding 3-isopropylmalate dehydrogenase, with protein MSAYKILLLPGDGIGPEISAEAEKVIDFLGRAGVASFEIERGLVGGAAYDVHGVAISEGDMALAQAADAVLLAAVGGPKWDGVPYDVRPEAGLLRLRKDLGLFANLRPAICYPALADASSLKRELVDGLDIMIVRELTGGVYFGEPKEITDLGDGQKRAVDTQVYETYEIERIGRVAFELARKRRNKVTSSEKANVMKSGYLWREVVTALHKREYADVQLEHMLADALAMQLVRWPKQFDVVVTDNLFGDMLSDEAAMLTGSLGMLPSASLGAADANGKRKAMYEPCHGSAPDIAGKGVANPIAMIGSLGMAMRYSFDNPKAADAIDAAISGVLGKGLRTADIKGDAPASISTREMGDAIVAELKTILA; from the coding sequence ATGTCCGCCTACAAGATCCTGCTCCTGCCCGGCGACGGCATCGGTCCGGAAATCTCCGCCGAGGCCGAGAAGGTGATCGACTTTCTGGGTCGGGCGGGCGTCGCCTCTTTCGAGATCGAGCGCGGACTCGTCGGCGGGGCGGCCTATGACGTCCATGGCGTGGCGATCAGCGAAGGCGACATGGCGCTGGCGCAGGCCGCCGACGCCGTGCTGCTCGCCGCCGTCGGCGGCCCCAAATGGGACGGCGTGCCCTATGACGTGCGCCCCGAGGCGGGCCTCCTGCGCCTGCGCAAGGATCTCGGCCTCTTCGCCAATTTGCGCCCCGCGATCTGCTATCCGGCGCTCGCCGACGCCTCCTCGCTCAAGCGCGAATTGGTCGACGGGCTCGACATCATGATCGTGCGCGAATTGACGGGCGGCGTCTATTTCGGCGAACCCAAGGAGATCACCGATCTCGGCGACGGCCAGAAGCGCGCCGTCGACACGCAGGTTTACGAAACCTATGAGATCGAGCGCATCGGCCGCGTCGCCTTCGAACTCGCCCGCAAGCGCCGCAACAAGGTGACCTCGTCCGAGAAGGCGAACGTCATGAAATCGGGCTATCTGTGGCGCGAGGTTGTTACCGCGCTGCACAAGCGCGAATATGCGGACGTGCAGCTCGAGCACATGCTCGCCGACGCGCTCGCCATGCAGCTCGTGCGCTGGCCCAAGCAGTTCGACGTCGTCGTCACCGACAATCTGTTCGGCGACATGCTGTCGGACGAAGCCGCCATGCTCACCGGCTCGCTCGGCATGCTGCCCTCGGCCTCGCTCGGCGCGGCCGACGCCAATGGCAAGCGCAAGGCGATGTACGAGCCCTGCCACGGCTCGGCGCCCGATATCGCCGGCAAGGGCGTCGCCAATCCGATCGCCATGATCGGCTCGCTCGGCATGGCGATGCGCTATTCCTTCGACAATCCCAAGGCCGCCGACGCCATCGACGCCGCCATCTCCGGCGTGCTGGGCAAGGGCCTGCGCACCGCCGACATCAAGGGCGACGCGCCCGCGTCGATCTCGACCCGCGAGATGGGCGACGCCATCGTCGCGGAACTGAAGACGATTCTGGCGTAA
- a CDS encoding allophanate hydrolase subunit 1, with product MYDAGPRFLDQGETALTVEFGDVVDPRVNARVLALDEAFRGAPPPGVKETTPTYRSLLVHYEPLAISRAALIAWINDRLARPAAGEKQSNPSAAHADGANWAVPCCYDPALAEDIVEAGALLGLSPAALAAQHAGALYRVYMYGFAPGWCYLGGLPEALALPRRLAPRGPTPQGAVLIGGGLSLIGANPMPTGWYVIGRTPERLFSPQRKPPFFVAPGDTLRFEPVDAATFAALESRAAAGETVARRETGA from the coding sequence ATGTACGACGCCGGACCGCGCTTTCTCGATCAGGGCGAAACGGCGCTCACGGTCGAATTCGGCGACGTCGTCGATCCCCGCGTCAACGCGCGCGTGCTGGCTCTCGACGAGGCCTTTCGCGGCGCCCCGCCCCCCGGCGTGAAAGAGACGACGCCGACCTATCGCTCGCTGCTTGTGCATTACGAGCCGCTGGCGATCTCCCGCGCTGCGCTGATCGCGTGGATCAATGACCGCCTCGCGCGCCCTGCGGCCGGAGAGAAACAGTCCAACCCGAGCGCCGCTCACGCCGACGGCGCAAACTGGGCCGTCCCTTGCTGCTACGATCCGGCGCTCGCCGAAGACATCGTCGAGGCGGGGGCTCTGCTGGGCCTGTCGCCGGCGGCGCTCGCCGCGCAACATGCTGGCGCCCTCTATCGCGTCTATATGTATGGCTTCGCGCCGGGGTGGTGCTATCTCGGCGGCCTGCCGGAGGCGCTCGCATTGCCGCGACGCCTGGCCCCGCGCGGGCCGACCCCGCAAGGCGCCGTGCTGATCGGCGGCGGCCTGTCCCTCATCGGCGCCAATCCCATGCCGACCGGCTGGTATGTCATCGGCCGCACGCCGGAGCGGCTCTTCTCCCCGCAGAGGAAGCCGCCCTTTTTCGTCGCGCCCGGCGACACATTACGCTTCGAGCCCGTTGACGCCGCGACGTTCGCGGCGCTGGAGTCCCGTGCGGCGGCGGGCGAGACGGTCGCCCGGCGCGAGACGGGGGCATGA